tatatgtatataatgctgtatagaccaggttggcttcaacgATCTGTCTGCCCTTACTTCCCAAATGTGGGGATTAAAAACACATACTACCACATCCTGTCCTGAATTTTCTGTGTGTATCTACGTGGTTCATGCAGatgtgtaaggtgtgtgtgtgtacacagaggcAAAGGAGGCCATCAGGTCTCCTGCTCTGTCACTCTATGCGATATTCCCTCAACACAAggtctctcaatgaacctggagctaggtTCAGAGCTAACAAGTCCTAGGGAGGAGGACCCTGGAAAGGGAGGGGTGAGCATGGGATGAAGGGAAGAAaacagggaggaggaaaaggaggggagggaaaagaagaagatggaggaagaggatggagtgggggaagggaagggaggaggaggatggagtgggggaagggacGGGAGGAGGAGATttaggaggagatgggggaagggaggaggaagagaggagagaaggtagGGGGAGAGAGGGTTAAGGGCAAACCCGTACTTTTGGAGCTTGACACACTGCCCCAGCCAGAGATAAGGCACTGGGTGCCCACAGCTGGCAGGCTCTGGCTGAGGTTGAGGGGCTGCACAGCTGGATTCAGCCGGACCTTCCGAGGTAGCCggatcagcataatatcatcattGTGGTCATTGGCAGAGAGATCCGGATTGAACCCAGGATGGGGGAAGAAGTCTGTGGCCAGAAGCAGCTTCTCAGGGCCCTCCCACTGCCATAGATGATGCTCCCCGAGGCGCACCCACAGGTACCTGTGAGGACAGACTCCAGAGGTCAGGCTGGGGACAGGGGGCTCGGTCCACCCAAGCCACACACCTTCTCCAAGGCTCGGCTCCGTGTAGTCTACTTTCCGAAGTCAGCCACCTCCTTCCCCATCCCACTTGGGGCCCCGCTGGTGACTTGGGCCCACTGGAACCTTGTGGGTGCACAGGAACCCCACCTACCACACAAAACAACCCCGCCCCTGTTCCCACAGGTCTGGTGGCTTCTTTGGGAGTGGCTGTAAGTGTTTTCAATGTGTGTATGGAGGGAGGTGGGATATGGCTAACTTCCAAGTTTTCCAAGAGTTCAAACAGCCACTTCCACCTGTAACATCCTGTATTGCCCAGGTGTTTCTCCTCCGTTCTAACCTTAGATTCCCTTGCTGCAGCCCCAGCAAACTTGCTTTGGTCTAAATTCATGCTATGGGCAGTTGGGGGCTTTCTATGGCCTCCAGGGCCCCTAGCTTCCAACTTTCGATAGGGAGCATCAGGGTTACAATTAAAAACTTGGGGTTTGGGGAGTACCGAAGTGTTTATTTCAGTTTCTTCGCCTCTCCGACACCCTGGGGATGAGGGGGGATGAGGAGGCTAGCCCCTTTGTCCATCTAGCCCCCCtgattcctcctccctctctgcagCCCTGATATCTTGCGGGCTAAATCAAAATATCACCCTCTCAGGCCAAGATGGTGCTCATCTGGGAAGGATGCATGTTGGGAAATTCCTAGAGAGAATATTGAAATAACCTAGGTGACCTTGTCTGGAGAAAAGGTAGAGATGGTTCTTTCACCTTACAGTGTCCAGGACCCTAGAACAACTGGAATCAGGATCCCAGGATGCTAAGGCACCTGAGAGTCTGACACCTCATTGCCTGTGCTTCTGGGAGTCTGAGAAGTTCAACTCAGGGCACTATATAGAGCCACTCCTCTGACATCCTACATCTTATTTTGTCAGAAAGTTCAAGATTTTTGTCCTGTGGCTATAAAAGCCCATCATTCTaacactgaggaggaggaggaagaggacgggagagggagggggaggagaggagggggaggttGTGAGAAGAGCAAGGAGTTCaaggagagttcaaggccaccttcaGCTACACAGCAGGTTtgagaacagccaggactattcaaaaccctgtctcaaagacaaactgCAGGATTTTAAAACTGTCTGCATTAAATAGCATACAAGCGCTCAAAGATCTTAGAATCCAAATATTCCAGCACTGTAAGTCAAGAGTTTTACAGATCTAGTCCCCGTATAAACATTTGATTCAGAGAACGTTAAGCATCCACAATTCAGAGGCATCTTGGTCCACAAGACTCTACAAGCATGGGATTCTGGGACATTAAACCTGCCAGATTTTACATGTTCACTGGTCCATTCCTAACACTGTGGTTGGAAATCTAGTAATTTCTGACTACAGGTTCTAGAATtttccctcccttcattcctttctctctatccttctctttcttcctcttctttcttcgtCCTCTCTTATGTCCTCCATCacttgttcctttctttttctctctcttttgttttagtTCCCCTCCTTGAGACAGAGTTGCCTGTGCTGGCCTAGAGCTTTATGTAagtgagggtgaccttgaatgtCTGTTTGGGCCGAATGCCTATAAGCCCAGAACTCTGGAAAGGCAGATGTCTCTGGATCTCTGTCCCAGGTCAGTCAGGTCCCCATtgcaagttccaagatagccagaatTACTACCCAGTGAGACCCTGAAGGACTTATGTATTGAGTCCTAGAATCAGGTCTCTGAGCAGGTAGCTAAGAGCCCTGACTTGATGTCAGCCCTCTACTGCCTCCAATCCTGAGGCCCCAAACCCCCAAGCCAGgctttcccctcctcctgtttctcagTCGCAGCTGGGTCTGGCCAGCTCTGGACACTCACGGCTTTCGGCAGTGAGCCGCTGTGAGGAGCCATTGGTCACTGATGAGCGTAGCTCCACAGAGCTGCCGGGTGAGGTAGAAGAGGCCGGCTTGCCAGGGATGAGAGTTGCGCTGGCATTCCCGGGCTCCCACGGTGCGGGTGTCAGCTCCACAGTGGCCTAGGGTGCGGTGGAGGGCACAGGGGTCAGATCAGagccagcaggctggggagagcTCGGGGGAGGAGTTTCCTGGGGAGTCCAAAAGGCGAGGACACCGTATCGGGAAACATGGGGTTGGAGGGTGCAGGTCTGGGTTTCTCACCTGCCAGCAGAGAGAACAGCACCAACGTGAGTCCCAGCTTCATGGCCTTGGGCGCAGGTCCTCGGCCTGCTACCGGGAGCCTGGCCTTCTTTATGGTAAGCCATAgagatcttccttcctcctccgtTGGGGCCGCCCTTGTGATTAATCAGAGTTGGGAAATGTCCCCGGGGGAGGGGGAAGGCCTTAtgacagggtcctctggaaggggaGGGGGCACAGGGACCTCTCCATGGGGTCTCCTAGCTTAGCAGAATTGGCTAAATGGGAGAAGGGCGCTGAGCCTTGGAGAGTTTCTGTCAGAGCCTTAAGAGGGTGGGGATTGCTTCCCATGCTCTCAGACTTCGAGATCTGGATTCAAATGGTCTATGGCTTGGAGGAGtaggggaactgggaggagaaggaagaggaataggaagaggaagggagggagggcagagacagagagacagagagacagagaatatatATGTCTGAGTGAGAATGAAGCTCTTGTTACCAAACCAAACCTGTTCTGGGTTCCTTCCATCAAGCACACGAGTCTCTCCTGTGGTGTTAAGAAATCGTGTCCTATCTGGATTAACCCACTCTTGTCATAACCTGCGCCCTTCCCCACAGTTCCCCACGAACCCGGGTGTTCAAGGTCTCTGGAGTCAAGCCCATCTCTCTCCAcacctctcctctgtcctctgccacCCTCTCAGAGCCTCACCCCTGCGGTATTGGTCTTGcccatcccccctgccccccatTCTATTTTACCCAATGTTCATGCATCTCCCTCCCAGCATGGGGTGAACCCCCTGGGAGAGCCTAGCCTGGTTCTGACTCATCCCTGTCCCCAATATCACCCTGTTCTGGGCGGGGCTCTCTGGAATCCTTCAAAGATGTCAGTGATGGAGTGAggtctttctccatatcctccttTTTCTGATAAACTCTTACTCATCCTCAGGATCGAATGCCCTCTGCTGACATGCCTTCAATGACGTCTTCAGGCCAAGGCTGAGTCGGCCTTTGTGTCCACTTTCTGGTGCCCAGGAACCTGAGTCTCAAGTTGAAACCTGCTCCCCGGAACACCCCTTCCCTGTGATGTCGATGTGTGAGCCAGACCATCCGTGCCCAGTTCTCTTGGGGGTAAAGATCAGATGTGTGACTTAATTCTGGGGCTGTTGAATGGCGATGACAATGAGAGCCGCAGGGAGGGAGCGGGTGGCACTGAGGAACAGACATTGCTCTCGTCAGGGTGCCTGGGgagtgagatggttcagtactTAGTTACTGTgcaaacctgaggacctgagttcagttaccAGAGCCcctgtttaaaacacacacatgcacactcacactcacacacacacactcacacacacacactcacacacacaagcacactcacacatactcacacacacaagcacactcacacacatgcacactcacacacacactcacacacacacgcacacacatgcacactcatacacatgcacactcacactctctctctctctctctctctcacacacacacacacacacacacacattcacaccaccaccaaacaaacaaaaaccaaaacaggcaCAGTGGTTCATGGTTttttagccccagcactcaggagatgacAACAGGCAGACCCTGGGGTTTGCTGGCAAGCCAGGTTAGCCAATCTGTGAGATGTAGCgaaaggctctgtctcaaaaaataagaaggAGTAatgggaaggctcagtgggtagaggggACTGCGGCCAAGCTTGACCCCAGTTGATCCCCAGgagccacatggtggaagaaagaaagaattaaattttATGAGTTGTCCTTGGCATGAATACCTCTCAGCTCccatcacatgcacacaaattaaaaataataagatgtAATAAAAGGAGGTAGAGGGGCTAAGAAGATGGCTCGGGGGGggggttagagcactggctgctcttccggaggaccccagttcaattcccagcaaccacatggtctcTCAGAACtgagactccagctccaggagatctgatccagtgctctcttctggcttccttcgGCACTGCATGTACATAGTGTTCAAACACACGTACAGgcaaaatgcacataaaaatcaaataaataaataaattacaaaaataaaaagttaaagaatGGTAATTGCAAAAACAAGAAAGGGTGGGcagcaaaaaagagagagaaattatcTGACCTCTGGCCCTcacatgtgggcacacacatgtgcacacacctctggccttcatatgtacacatacacacacacacacacacacacacatgtgcacacatctctggcctccacatgtacacacacatgtgcacacacttctggcctccacatgcacacacacacatgtgcacacacacctctggcctccacatgcacacacacacacacacatgtgcacacatctctggccttcacacacacacacacacacacacacacacacacacacacacacgcatgtgaaTACATGCACATACCAAACAAAAAGTGCCTTCTATGTGAAGAATATTCAACAACCTGCCTTCTCACCCCCCCAATCCCCCGAGCCCTGCACAGTCTTCAAGTGCATGCCAGCCAAGGGTAAAATTACTCCCCGTGCAGATGTCTCTGAGAGCTGAAAGGAGACACTGTGTGCTAAGGACCACAGTACCTGCTTTGAGAGTACATTTTAGGACCCAGGGGGATGTGTCAGTGGGACAGAGCTctgctgctctgccagaggagtGGGGTTCAGTTCTCAACAGCCATGCACTGTAGCCTGTATTGAGTTAAAGCTCCAGATCcccgagatctgatgccctctggtggTACCTGAGTGTAAGCACACtcataacatgaaaataaaatagatcttaaaaaagTTGGTGTTGGCTGcagttgtggtggcacacgcctttaatcccagcacttgggaggcagaggcaggtggatttctgagttccatgccagcctggtctacagagtgagttccaggacagccagggctacacagagaagccctgtcttgagaataaaaaaatctgtgttAATACCTATccttaaaaagagatttattttattcatgtgttACACGTGTTTGATCATGCTAGGCTTTTTAACCGccgagctatctcttcagcctctaGAAGCTGCCTTTAAAAATTAGATTAATTTATTGTATGAGGGCACAATACAGAATaggtgtggaggtcaaaggacaactggCAGAAGTCACCTCTCTCCTTTCCAGAATGTAGGTCGCggggatctaactcaggtcatcaggtttggagACGAGCTCTCGTTCCCACTGAGccgtccatctctccagcccaatcatTCGAGGGGGCTTTTATAAAAATGGATTTGGATTCTAGGACTCTATGCGTGTGACTTTTTCTCTGGATGCACGCACACGTGTcacttggtgtctgcagatgtcAGAGGAAGGCACTGGGCCCCATGGAGCAGGAGTCATagacggctgtgagccaccatgctggggCCGAGCCTGGCCTCTCTGTGCTCATCCAGGGTTCCTGAGCACTGGGCTATCTCCAGCCTCGATAGCCTGGGCCTAAATAAGCGGGTTTCTACGATCTCATTTAATATGCATGAGTCTAATCTAGCAGGCATCTCTGTTTCAGGGTAGGGGCTGGAGCAGTGCACGACGGGGCTGGGGAGGATGCtatcaaataaaaacacacacGGTACAGCAGCTGCTGTCACAGGTGTCATAGAGGAAATGGGGtctgtggaggggtaaccaggaaggggggatcatatgaaatgtaaaccAACAAAATGAttagtaaaaaaacaaaccaaaaaaaaaaaaataagagagggGGGGTGCAAACAGCATAAGACAAGTTTGGTTAGGGCAATCCAGGGAGGCCTCATGGAGGAGGTGACCTCACCGAGACCTGAATGTCAGGAATGCGAGACTAGCCTGTCTCTCAGACCTGATGAGCAGCTTCCTGGGGGTTGGGTTTGGTTGGAGTCATCTCTGGGACTTGGCAGATGACATAGGTGAATGACTTCCAAACATAAGGCCTATCTGCAAGACCCTACTTACTGGGCTTCGGATCCTAAGATGACACATTGGACTGACATTTCCTGGGTATGCTAATGATGTGGGATGGGGCAGAGCCGACGGAGGGGAGCTGTAGGTCAGACTCCAGGTTCTGACCTTAGACATCAACACTAGGTGGGCTCTGGGCCTGGAGTATAACAGAGGCTCAATTAACTGGTGATCGAAAGGGGAAAACGTGATGATTGAATAAGTGAACACTTTTCTTTTATATCCTTTTTCTGGTGAGCTCTTATTCATCCCTTAAGACCCAAACTAAATGCCCCTCTATCAAAAATTCTGAGTTCCCTTTATTTAAGTCTAGGGTAAGTCAGGATGATCAAGCATTTACATTTCATCTGAATTTTTGTTGAGAACTCCATACACCCTTTGAAATAGATACATTTATTCACAGACCATATCAAGATGGGGACAATAACCTCTCTGACAAAACCCTTAGAGCCCTTAGCAtacagcacatttttttttctaaagtccACGGGAAGGCTCCTTGGTGAGTTTAGCAGTGGGGGCTCTCTGCTGTAGCTGGGAGTGGGCGAGGATGCAGCACCAGACCCTCCAATTCCAGGTCCCCAAGGGAGGCAGAGAGTGTGTCCAGTGACCTAAAGTCAGGCTGGTTCCTGCCAGGACAGGAAGAACTGGTGTTGGGGTGCAGCCAGAAATGAGACCTagtgggaggggaaaaggaagtaGCTAAAAAACCTTTCTGGAAGGTTAGGGGGATGGAGAATCTGATTTTCCCATCAGTCCTGTGGGTGGGCTGAGGATGGGGCAGGGATGGAAAATGGCAGAAGAGGGAGCCTGTGCTCCAAAGGCGAGCTCACGTGTCTCACCAGCTGAGAGTCAGGGATTCCAGCACAGTCAACCCTACTGagtttttgcttatttattgttttaaagtaCATGTCTGTGGAAGGGTCCACGGATGTAAGTGCAGGCGCGAGAGGCAGCCCGAGGCATCTGACCCTtgtgtgctgggagccaaactcaggCTCCTCTGTAGAAGCACTacacgctcttaaccactgagccatctctccagctgtactggctggttttgtgtcaacatgacacaaagtagagtcaccagagaggaaggagcctcagttgagggaacgcctccatgagatacagctgtaaggcattttcttaattagtcacTTATGGGGAGAGCccggcccattgtgggtggggttatccctgggctggtggtcttgggttctataagaaagcagcttgaacaagtaagcaagcaagcaaggaaggaagcagcCTCTGTACCAGCCTGCAGGTTCCGCCCTGactgagctcctgtcctgacttcctccaatgatgaacagtgatatgttggtataagccaaataaacccctttctcccaaacttgcattttggtcatggtgtattgTTGCAGCAATAGACATCATAACTAAGACATTATTCCATATTTTAAgtatttgcaattttatgtgCATCATTGCTTTGCCTGCATGAGTATGCCCCCACGTGAGTGCCTGGAAACCAGAAGAGAACCTCAGAGCCCTTGCGACTGGAATTATAGCTGGTCGTGAGCCGCTGTGTGAATGCTACGAGTTGATTtctggtcccctggaagagcagcccgcacacttaactgccgagccatctcttcagaccttCGTGTTTTTTACGTTTGtttgtgtggtggtcagagaacaatttgcagCGTCTGCCCTTTCCCTCCAGGTGTGTGACCTGTGGAGCTGGTTGACTGGtccaatatttcttttatataaaaatgttttcagaaaaGAATCCTAAAGTCAAAGTAATCCAGGCCAAAGGACAAAATGTATCTGACCTGGGTTGGGCCTCACGCCTCTCCTAAGACTTTTCTGGGTCCCTCTGAGATGAGACTGTTAACCATCAACATTGTAGGTAACCCCCTTCCCGAGTCCTCCTGATCTGGAGTTACACCATCTCTGCTGTGGTCCCAGCAGATGACCCCAGTAGCTACCCTATGATCTCATTTAGATATAATGGCACAGTTATATATTGATATAACCAAAAATCCATATGATGCTCACTTCAAGCCCTATTGAAAAGCCCATTCCGACTATTGTGAAAACCAATGAGCTGCTGCTTCTTTGAGACGCCCATACTCCTGGGGtaggtgaggtggctcagtgggtgaaatcGCATGCTGGTAAGCCTATGACCTCAGTTTGATCCCTGAAATCCACACAGGAGAAGAtgagaactgactctcacaaaCTGTTCtctgctctacacacacacacacacacacacacacacacacacacctgtgcacacttgaatagatatatacatttaataataaaaagaaggccATGCCTATGTTTTTAGATGTGTCCTGCTTTCTTCCAaagtgcttctctttcttttaaccCTCATGCTTAAAACCAATGTTAAAATTTTTTGCAATAAATTCCAACTTGGGCAagtaagatgactcagtgggcgAGGGCACCACCACGCCTGacaccctgggttcagtccctagaatGGAAGCACTGGCTCCTCTGACATGTATGCATCATATGCTCACATCcactcatgtaaataaatacatgcttTTGTGAATTAAGAAGATCTGTCAGGATTGCTCGGTGGGTAAAGGTGTTCACCATTGAGCCAGATGACTTGAGTTCAGACTCTGgggtagaaaaaaagaaacaactgcttttgatctccacacatgcatgcagacacatacaccaaaaaaaaaaaaatgtgatttttcaaaaccaaagccaaaagcCTCCAACTCTACTGCCACACACTGTATCATCAGTTTTACTGGATGAGGTACTTAAAACATGAAAGGACTCTAAGGGCGCTCTGGGTGGCAGTGTGGAGCCAGTCTCTTCCTTGCTGCTGACATGTGAAGGCTGCCCTCTGTGTACTCACTGGCTCTGATCCTAGGCAGAGGCACACACCTTGGAGGTCGGATTGGGTGGTGTTTAATCAGCGAGTGATAACCAGATGCTGTTCATGTTTTCATGACAGTTagcataaacacagacacacacacacacacacacacacacggtcttcatacaacatatgtaagAGGTAGACAATTCATTATCCCCATTTTTCAGACAAGGAAACCAAGGCTTGGAGAGAGTACTGGGCTTGTTCCGGCCACACAGAGGAGGGAGGTCAAGGAAGCCAGGTTGAGTGACAGATAAATTCTCTTAGAGACTTGGGGACTGCCAGCTTCTTTGGGGTACTAGAACTTTCTCAGCCACCATTTTCTGCATTTGCGAGCAGAGAACAGGGGTGAGCaggggctgagaggagggggtacACTCTTAGAGGTGTGGGCTGGcatgagaggaggagaagggtggGCAGATGGAGCGGGGATGGAGGGTGTGAGAAG
This portion of the Apodemus sylvaticus chromosome 1, mApoSyl1.1, whole genome shotgun sequence genome encodes:
- the Klk9 gene encoding kallikrein-9, which encodes MKLGLTLVLFSLLAGHCGADTRTVGARECQRNSHPWQAGLFYLTRQLCGATLISDQWLLTAAHCRKPYLWVRLGEHHLWQWEGPEKLLLATDFFPHPGFNPDLSANDHNDDIMLIRLPRKVRLNPAVQPLNLSQSLPAVGTQCLISGWGSVSSSKIQYPMTLQCANISVLDNKLCRWAYPGHISEKMLCAGLWEGGRGSCQGDSGGPLVCKGTLAGIVSGGAEPCSRPQRPAVYTSVFHYLDWIENTIEKAESMLRTD